AAGTTACGAATCACGACACCTCAATCGGAATCCATTCTACTGTATTTAAAACCAAGGATGAACTTCAGTGTAGTGTGCAAATGACAACAATATTAAAAAAAGATACTTTTAAAGCAGTATCCGAGTATTATCTATTATTGGCTTCAACTGACAATGGAAAAAATTGGTGTTTCTCTCTAACTGATGGTTTTTTCAGAGACCTTTTGGACATAGATCCCAAATTGATAATTCCGAACAGAAAGCTAACGGTTTACAAAAATGGAATAATGATTGATAATGAGTAAATAAGAAGTAATTAAAGCTTCAAAATAATTACTAATTCTCAATCAATAATCCATCAAAACATGAAAGAAACAATACGCAAGAGTTTAATACTTTCTTTACTTATAACCAATATTTGGAGCGTTATTACATTCTTTATTTATTTCTATGAATCGGGATTGTTTCACGGTTTAACAACTCTCATGTTTTTTGTATATAGTTGTTGGTTTTCGGCAGGTTTAGGAATACTAGTAATATTACTTTCGTTTATAAAAAGGATAAAAATTAAATTTAGAATCTTTTCGCTTACATTGGTTGCGTGGATGAATTTCTTTTTCTTTGCCCTGCTTTTTATAACAATGGCATTAGAAATTATACGATCAGAAGCTTTTTTTGAAATGAGTTTATCGATCGTCATTTCGATAATTTCTTTGTTGTTAATCAGAAAAATTTCAAAACAATTCAATAACCAACCAAATGAATAACCTCTCTAAAAACTGGACATTATTCTTTGTTTCTGGAATCTTATCCATTATCGCCGGAATTATTTATGCTATAATCCTACTCAACGGAAATTCGGCAGAAGACGGATTAATGGGAATTTATATTTTGTTTTGGATACTTCCTGTTTTTGCAATACTACTTATTGATCGCTTTTTGGTTCGCAAGTTTGGCAATCAGAAAGTAAACAAAGTTCAATTCTCTTTTCTAGGATTTATTATACTTTTATGGATTATTAGAGCGATTGCGAATCTGTAATTATTTTAAACGAACAATTCCAAATGAAAACTTTTTTGAATCTTTCCAAAAAACTAATTAGCTTCATTTGGCTATTTTTGACACTTATTGTGATTTTCTTTCTAATACGACGATTTGCAAATCCAGATATTAAAGGAATCTCAACTTATGATTTAAAACTTTATTTCAAAATTACTCTTTGTTTTGCTGTAATATTTCTTTCGTTAGAGTTTATTATTAGAAAATTAAAATAATAAAAAATGAACCCAACCTTCTTCCCAACCCAAGAAAAATTCAGAGAATGGTTAGAAAAGCATCACCAAAAAGAAACCGAATTATTGGTTGGTTTTTATAAAGTGAGTACCAAAAAACCAACTATGTCATGGTCAGAATCTGTGGATCAAGCACTTTGTTTTGGCTGGATTGATGGCGTTCGGAAATCTATTGACGAAGAAAGTTATACGATTAGGTTTACGCCAAGAAAGAAATCCAGTATTTGGAGTGTCATAAATATCAAAAAAGTCGAAGTACTTACAAAAGCCGGATTGATGAAAGAAGCCGGAATAAAAGCTTTTGAACTAAAATCTGAAGAAAGATCTAAAATTTATTCGCATGAAAATGAAGCATATGTTCTAGATCCCGAACTCGAAAAGCAATTTAAAGCTAATGAAACGGCTTGGGAATATTTCAACAAGCAGGCACCATCGTACAAAAAAGTAATAATTCATGTAATTATGAGTGCCAAACAAGAAAAAACCAGAATTGCTAGATTAGAAAAAGCAATAAAATTTAGCGCTGAAGGAAAACGAATGCTATAAAAATTTAGAAAAACAACTTCTTGCCTGTCCTATTTAATTTTACTTTTTGGTAATATACTTAGTCACTTATTTTTACAAAAAAATAAAACAAAAAAGTAAATAAAGTACACTTTTTCTTTCTGTCTTTGTAGTACTTTTATAAAATATTTAAGAGCAATACTACTTATTTGCAAAACACTTTCTCCTCTAAAAAGATAAACAATGGAAAAAAGAACAACCTTACAATACTATGTTTTAGATGTTTTCTCTAATAAAAGTTATAAAGGAAATCCGTTATCGGTTGTTTTTACAGATGGTGATTTAGATCTTGAAGTTTATCAAAACATTGCAAAAGAATTTGGTTACTCTGAAACTTCATTTGTTTATTATTCTCCGGCACAAAAAGCGCTAAATGTTCGTTCGTTTACGCCAATAGGTTTTGAAATAGACGGCGCAGGACACAATTTATTAGGAGCAGTTTGTGGAGCATTACTTAAAAAACTTCCCATATTTGATGAACAAGACGAAACGAATCGTTTTGTAATGATGAAAAATGCGCCAATACCATTAACGGTAAGTTTTGATCCCGTGACTCAATATCCGGTTGTACAAATGCATCAAAAACCGGCTGTTATCAAACAAGAAATACCTATAAAATAGCAATTGCACTTGGTTTAAAAATTGAGGATTTGGACAGTAATGATTTTGTTCCTTCAGTTGTTCAAACGGAAGTTACACATACAATGGTTCCTATAAAAAACAGTCAATTGCTTAATGATTGTATTCCGGATAATAAACTTTTGATCGAAATTTCGAAAGAATATCAATCAGAAGGTTTTTACTGTTTTGCGATTAATCAAAATGAAGATCATTTAGTCGAAACGAGATTCTTTAATCCAATAATCGGAATAAATGAAGATCCTGCAACGGGAACAGCCGCTGGTCCGCTAATTGGTTTTTTGACCCAAAAAAAACAGGCAAAACTAAATAAAGAATATAAAATCCTACAAGGCGTTAAACTCAACCAACCTTCTTTGATTGAAGTAATGTGTAGAGAAAATGATATTTTGGTTGGAGGTTCTTCGATTATTACAATGCGTGGAGAACTTTATATATAAGCAATGAGGTTTTCCTTTTAAGATTCCCAATTTTACAAACCCACATGACATTTTACGAAAGATATTTAAACGGTGAAACCGAAAAGGTTTACGAAGACATTTATAAACTGGGAGAAAATGCATTTCTACCAAATAATATTACGGACATCGAAAAAGTATTAACTGAGACTTTCGAAAGAGTAGCTTATAATTTGGACATTATTTACAATGAATTAGTAGAAATCAATTACCTGTTTAAAACTGATTTTCAATATAATTTTGAACGCCCATTAATCGAACCACTTCCAGATACAAATCAGCTGTTACTTAAACTGGATAAAGCAGTAAAACCATTCGGATTCGTACCAACATCTTTAAAAATGTTTTATAAAATTGTTGGCGCTTGTAATTTTGGTTGGGATTATGACACAAATGAAGATTTTATTTGGGAATGTGCTGACCCAATTCAAATTACAAGTCTAGACGATCTTGTTTCAATGGTAATAAATGATGATACTCTGGAAAGTTTTCAGGAATATTATGAAGATGATGGTTTTATTTCATTAGAACTTTCGGCTGATTATTTGCATAAAGACAATATCAGTGGCGGTGCCCCATATTCATTACAAATCACCAATAAACCAAGTATTGATGCCCCATTTTTAAATGAAGAACACAACACTTCTTTTATTAATTATTTGAGAATTTGTTTTGATAATTGCGGTTTTTCAAAAATTACAGATCCAAAATACAACAATGATTATAAGTCGTTTTTCGATAAGGTAAAGCCACAATTAAAGAGAATATAAAAAAAGCTGCATCAAATGATGCAGCTTTTTTTATATCCTTTACTTCTTGATTTCTTTTGGCAATGTTTGTTTTTGTTGTGGTGGAATTCGCTTTTTCAAAAACAAAATTTGTCCTAAATGACTTGATTGATGTTCCATAACGTGAAACCAGCAATATTGATTTGTCCAGTCGTATCTTGTTTGAACTTCTACAAACCATGCATCGTCTCTTTTCTTTAATTCTGAAATGGTTTTTGCTCTTACTTCATTATAGATATCTAAGTAATATTGAATATCATGGCCTTTAAACTCGTCACGACCGCCTTGATCCAGGTCTAAAGCTTTTTGCCATATTTTCTTTTCTTCTTCATTAAAACCTCTGTTTTCGAAAGTAAAAACCTGATAGTATTTTTCGGCTGCAGCCAAATGCATTACAAGTGCTCCAATGCGGTTGGCTTCATCATCATGAAGATAATCAATTTCATATTGACTCATATTTTTAACCGCTCGCTCCACACGAGCTTTAAGATCTTCGAGCATCGAGATCATATCACCAATTTTTGGCGAAGCTCCTTCAACATTTCCAATTCTAGCTTCTTGCCTTGGTTTTATACCTGTTCCTTCCAACAACAAACTGGCTTTTCCGTCTACGCTTGATTTATCCGAAGTGATTTTATATTCTTTAACTTTAACCACGGCATCTTTAGATATTCCGAAGCTCCATTTTGGAATATCTCCGTCTTTTATTGGAGTTTCAAAACTTGAATTTAAAACCGCCAAAGGTTCAAAAACACCTTTATCATTTTCGATAAGTAATTCGAATTTATCAAAATAGAATTTTCCGTTATACAAGCATAAACCTCCAAAACTTAGTGATTTGCTATTTGCATCAATCGTTCCTTCAACCGTATATGATTTCCATTCATTCGATTTTACCGGTCTGTCACTCATATTGTCAAAAAAACCGTCTTCGTCATTTTTGGTATCCACGCGTGCCCAAACTCCAGCCCACGATTTTGGCTCTGTAGTTTCTACTTTAACGGAAGCAATTACTCTAAATTTTTTCTTTACAGAAGTTTGAACGGCAATCGTCTGATTGAAAGAAGTCCAATCACTCGAAACAACTTTTTGTGTTTGAGCTTGTCCCAAAACAAAACTCAAAAACAGTACTAGAAGTGGTATTTTTTTCATTTTCTATTTTCTTACAAATTAATTAAAATATTTATTGTTTATCTAATATTTCAATCAATTATTATTCGAAAATTCTTTCAAAAAAAATCTCAAACACAAAAAAAGCTGCATCGTTTGATACAGCTTTTTTATATTCAAATAAGAAATCGAAATTTCTTAATTCGTTTTCATCGGTGGTAAATCAAATGCGATTGATTCATGTTCGAAGTTGTTACGGTGTCCGCCATCGCAAAATGGTTTGTTTGCAGATAATCCACAACGGCAAAGTCCTAATGCAGATCTTCCTTGTAATCCATAAACTGCTCCTTCTGAATCCATGATTTCAAAATCACCTTCGATTTTGATAGATCCGTTTTTATTGATGATTAATTTTGTCTTGCTCATAACTTGTTTTTGTTTTTTTTCAGGGCAAAGATTGCGAAATAAATTTTGAAGATTTTAATTGAGATGCTAGTTTAAACTGGTTCTATTTTAGGATTGAAATAATCTCGCAAAGTCGCAGAGACGCAAAATTTTTGTACTTTGATTATTATACACAAACTTGTCAGACTGAGCGAAGTCGAAGTCCCGCAAAGTGATTTAGCATATGTGGCTTCGACTTCGCTCAGCCTGACAAACTGGGTGTTTTTTAGCCCCGATAGAAGTGAAAATCCTTTTACTTTTTTCTTTAAAAAGTAAAAGATTGTAACGGATAGCGGGATTAGCTCCTGAAAAAACTATTAAGAAAAATCAAATCTTTGTCGAGTTTCTAGTGTGGTTGCTTCGTTCCTCGCAATGACAAACAATGAGAAAAAACTTTGCGACTCTGCGACTTTGCGAGACTAATTGACATTCTTTAAAACAAAAACTCGGCGCTTTTTCTTTGTGAAACTCCGTGAAATAACAAAATCTCAATTCTATTGCTTATTTTTGCACTCAATAAAATTGAGTTATGATACAAAATCCAAAGAGATATACTATTACGGCAGCATTGCCTTACACCAACGGACCTATACATATTGGGCATTTGGCGGGGGTTTACGTGCCTGCAGATATTTATTCGAGATATTTACGTTTGCAAGGAAAAGACGTTGCGTTTATTTGCGGAAGTGATGAACATGGCGTTGCAATTTCGATGAAAGCCAAAAAAGAAGGAATTACACCACAAGAAGTTATTGATAAATATGACGGAATTATTAGAAAATCATTCGCTGATTTTGGAATTTCGTTTGATAATTATTCTAGAACTTCGGCTAAAATTCATCATGATACGGCTTCGGAATTCTTTAGAACGTTGTATGATAAAGGTGATTTTATTGAAGAAATTACCGAGCAACTCTACGATGCAAAAGCGAATCAGTTTCTTGCAGATCGTTTTGTGGTTGGAACTTGCCCAAAATGTGGTAATGACGGAGCTTATGGCGATCAATGCGAAAATTGCGGATCGACTTTAAATGCTACGGATTTGATTAACCCGAAATCTACAATTACGGGAGAAACTCCTGTTTTGAAATCTACAAAACACTGGTTTTTACCTCTTGACCGTTATACTGAATTCTTGACGGAATGGATTCTTGTTGGACATAAAAACGACTGGAAACCTAACGTTTACGGACAAGTTAAATCTTGGGTTGATGGCGGACTTGAGCCTCGTGCGGTAACGCGTGACCTTGATTGGGGAATTGATGTTCCGGTTGAAGGTGCTGAAGGGAAAAAATTATATGTTTGGTTTGATGCTCCAATTGGATACATTTCATCAACGAAAGAATGGGCTTTGCGCGAAGGAAAAGATTGGGAACCATATTGGAAAGATGAAGACACGAAGTTGGTTCACTTTATTGGGAAAGACAATATTGTTTTTCACTGTATTATTTTCCCAGCGATGCTTAAAGCCGAAGGAAGTTATATTTTGCCGGATAATGTTCCTGCAAATGAGTTTTTGAATTTGGAAGGAAATAAACTTTCGACTTCTAAAAACTGGGCAGTTTGGTTGCACGAATATTTAGAAGAATTTCCGGAGAAACAAGATGTTTTGCGTTATGCATTAACTTCTAACGCTCCAGAAACTAAGGATAATGATTTTACATGGAAAGATTTCCAGGCGAGAAATAACAACGAATTGGTTGCCATTTTTGGGAATTTTATTAATCGTGTTGTGGTTTTAACCAATAAATATTACGACGGATTTATCCCAACTCCTAACGAATTATCTGAGGTTGACGAGAATACTTTGGCAGAATTAAAAGCGTATCCAGCCGTGATTTCAAGTTCGGTTGAGCGTTACAGATTCCGTGAAGCTCTTGGCGAATTGATGAATGTTGCGCGTTTAGGAAATAAATATCTTGCCGATGAAGAGCCTTGGAAAGTTATGAAAGACAATCCGGAGCGTGTAAAAACTCAAATGTATGTAGCGTTGCAAATTGCTGCTGCGTTGAGCATTTTGGCAGAACCTTTCTTGCCTTTTACTGCTGCTAAATTGTCAAGAATTCTGAAAAATGAAGGTAAATTGAATTGGAATGACGTTGCCGAAAATTCAGAATTGATTCCGGAAGGTCACCAAATTGGTGAAGCGGAATTATTATTCGCAAAAATCGAAGACGAAGAAATACAAAAACAAATAGATAAATTGGAAGCTACAAAAACTGCTAATCTTGCCGAAAGCAAACAACCGGAACCTCAGAAAGAATTGATTCAATATGAGGATTTCGCTAAAATGGATTTACGTGTAGGAACTATTATTGAAGCTGAAAAAATGCCGAAAGCAAACAAACTTCTAGTTCTTAAAATCGATACTGGAATTGACGTTCGCACAATTGTTTCTGGAATTGCCGAAAGCTTTTCGCCAGAAGAAATCATTGGAAAACGTGTTACAGTTTTGGCAAATTTAGCACCAAGAGCTTTACGCGGAGTTGAAAGTCAAGGTATGATCTTAATGACAACAAACGCCGAAGGAAAATTAGTATTCGTAAATCCTGATACTGACGCTCCAAATGGTGAAACGATAAACTAACTTTTTTTGTGAAAGGTTAAATGCGATATGTTAAAACATGGGAAATTTCTCATGTTTTTTCTTTTTAGATGAGTTTATAATTGTAAGTTTGTCTTGCAAAAATACAGTAAGGAGCAATCCTTGAAACTTTAAAGTTAACATAAGCGATTCCCTCGCCACGATGTTCCTGCGGAAACAACGGAAATTCTATCCTTACGGGTATTTTTGCACATCTAAAGCGAGGGTTTCGTGCGTTTAATATTTTCGAATATGCAAAAAGAAAATGAAAAAACATTAGAGCCAGATGTAATGCGTGCAATGGCAGAATTCCTTTCAGGCCTTTGGTTTGAAGATGATTTTAGGGATCAACCAGAGTATTTGTCCGAAATTTTCGAGACAATTCTCTTAACCGAAATGGGCGATGATCTAGATCTTCGGATCAGAATGGTAAGTTCGATTAGAACAAGCAAATTGTTGGCAAATGCCCTTGGTTCTTTTACAGACAAAGAAATCAACAACGCCTGCAAAAAAATCATGAATGCCTAATACCACACAAAAACAAGTTTAATCCTAAATTTTATTATTCAAGAATAATTTAAAATGTGCCGTTAGGCACAAATGATCGGTAAAAAAATTAGGTTCAAAATTCGTTGGCGTGCCGTAGGTACGCATCAAAACGATTGCCATGCGTACCTACGGCACGCTAAATCTATTGCAATTTCCTTTTTTTTCTACCGATCATTTGTGCCTAACGGCACATTTTATCTATTGTTGACCTATATTTCTTTTCAAATAAAAGAAAAAACAAGATATTTGCTATAATATGAAAATCACCAAACCAAGACTAGCCCTAATCTGCGGAATACTTTGTATTTCGATCTTCCCGATATTGATAAAACTGAAATTAGCACCTGGATTAATTTCGGCTTTTTATCGAATGACTTTTGCGGTGATTTTACTTTTGCCTTATGTGCTTATTACAAAAAGCTTCAAAATGCCAAAGACAAAATTCTTGCTTCTTGCAGTACTTTGTGGTATTTTATTCTCATCAGATGTTGCCGTTTGGAATATCGCCATTCAGGATTCAAGCGCGACTCAGGCTTCGTTGTTGACAAATTTATCGCCGCTTTGGGTTGGAATTGGTTCTTTCTTCTTTTTGAAAATAAAACCCGCTACAAATTTCTGGATTGGAACCATAGTTTCGTTATTTGGAATGATCACTTTGGTTGGTTTTGGCTTTTTTATGGATTTGAATTTTGATCAGGCTTTTCTATTCGCGGTTTTATCCGGAATCTTATATTCGATTTATCTTTTGGTCAGCAAAAAAGTACTTTCAGATGTTGATGTTCTTTCGTTTATGACCATTAGTTTACTCGCTTCGAGCATTTACTTAGGAATACTTTGTTATTGTTTAAATCAGCCTTTTACAGGATTTTCAGATACTGGTTGGTTTGTGCTGATACTTCAAGCCGTTATTTGTCAATTGTGCGCGTGGCTTTCTATTAGTTATGCAACACAACATATGCGTGCAACTAGGGTTTCGCTAAGTTTATTGAGTCAGGCTGTAATTACTTCTGTATTAGCTTGGTTGTTTTTGGAAGAACAAATAACTTTACAAATGGTTTTTGGCGGAATCATTTTGCTATTCGGAATTAGAATTACATTTTACGATAAAGCTATATCTTTAAAGGGATTGTTTTCTAAGAATTAGGATTGAGAATTGGCGCACGGATTTTTACTGATTGAACGGGTTTACGCAGATTATTTTTAAAATGATTCGTGAATTCGTGGCGATATTTTTCTCGCAGATTTGGCAGATTGAGCAG
This genomic window from Flavobacterium sp. 9 contains:
- a CDS encoding YdeI family protein, with the protein product MNPTFFPTQEKFREWLEKHHQKETELLVGFYKVSTKKPTMSWSESVDQALCFGWIDGVRKSIDEESYTIRFTPRKKSSIWSVINIKKVEVLTKAGLMKEAGIKAFELKSEERSKIYSHENEAYVLDPELEKQFKANETAWEYFNKQAPSYKKVIIHVIMSAKQEKTRIARLEKAIKFSAEGKRML
- a CDS encoding PhzF family phenazine biosynthesis protein, with protein sequence MEKRTTLQYYVLDVFSNKSYKGNPLSVVFTDGDLDLEVYQNIAKEFGYSETSFVYYSPAQKALNVRSFTPIGFEIDGAGHNLLGAVCGALLKKLPIFDEQDETNRFVMMKNAPIPLTVSFDPVTQYPVVQMHQKPAVIKQEIPIK
- a CDS encoding PhzF family phenazine biosynthesis protein; translated protein: MDSNDFVPSVVQTEVTHTMVPIKNSQLLNDCIPDNKLLIEISKEYQSEGFYCFAINQNEDHLVETRFFNPIIGINEDPATGTAAGPLIGFLTQKKQAKLNKEYKILQGVKLNQPSLIEVMCRENDILVGGSSIITMRGELYI
- a CDS encoding DinB family protein; amino-acid sequence: MKKIPLLVLFLSFVLGQAQTQKVVSSDWTSFNQTIAVQTSVKKKFRVIASVKVETTEPKSWAGVWARVDTKNDEDGFFDNMSDRPVKSNEWKSYTVEGTIDANSKSLSFGGLCLYNGKFYFDKFELLIENDKGVFEPLAVLNSSFETPIKDGDIPKWSFGISKDAVVKVKEYKITSDKSSVDGKASLLLEGTGIKPRQEARIGNVEGASPKIGDMISMLEDLKARVERAVKNMSQYEIDYLHDDEANRIGALVMHLAAAEKYYQVFTFENRGFNEEEKKIWQKALDLDQGGRDEFKGHDIQYYLDIYNEVRAKTISELKKRDDAWFVEVQTRYDWTNQYCWFHVMEHQSSHLGQILFLKKRIPPQQKQTLPKEIKK
- a CDS encoding CDGSH iron-sulfur domain-containing protein — translated: MSKTKLIINKNGSIKIEGDFEIMDSEGAVYGLQGRSALGLCRCGLSANKPFCDGGHRNNFEHESIAFDLPPMKTN
- the metG gene encoding methionine--tRNA ligase — its product is MIQNPKRYTITAALPYTNGPIHIGHLAGVYVPADIYSRYLRLQGKDVAFICGSDEHGVAISMKAKKEGITPQEVIDKYDGIIRKSFADFGISFDNYSRTSAKIHHDTASEFFRTLYDKGDFIEEITEQLYDAKANQFLADRFVVGTCPKCGNDGAYGDQCENCGSTLNATDLINPKSTITGETPVLKSTKHWFLPLDRYTEFLTEWILVGHKNDWKPNVYGQVKSWVDGGLEPRAVTRDLDWGIDVPVEGAEGKKLYVWFDAPIGYISSTKEWALREGKDWEPYWKDEDTKLVHFIGKDNIVFHCIIFPAMLKAEGSYILPDNVPANEFLNLEGNKLSTSKNWAVWLHEYLEEFPEKQDVLRYALTSNAPETKDNDFTWKDFQARNNNELVAIFGNFINRVVVLTNKYYDGFIPTPNELSEVDENTLAELKAYPAVISSSVERYRFREALGELMNVARLGNKYLADEEPWKVMKDNPERVKTQMYVALQIAAALSILAEPFLPFTAAKLSRILKNEGKLNWNDVAENSELIPEGHQIGEAELLFAKIEDEEIQKQIDKLEATKTANLAESKQPEPQKELIQYEDFAKMDLRVGTIIEAEKMPKANKLLVLKIDTGIDVRTIVSGIAESFSPEEIIGKRVTVLANLAPRALRGVESQGMILMTTNAEGKLVFVNPDTDAPNGETIN
- a CDS encoding DMT family transporter; translation: MKITKPRLALICGILCISIFPILIKLKLAPGLISAFYRMTFAVILLLPYVLITKSFKMPKTKFLLLAVLCGILFSSDVAVWNIAIQDSSATQASLLTNLSPLWVGIGSFFFLKIKPATNFWIGTIVSLFGMITLVGFGFFMDLNFDQAFLFAVLSGILYSIYLLVSKKVLSDVDVLSFMTISLLASSIYLGILCYCLNQPFTGFSDTGWFVLILQAVICQLCAWLSISYATQHMRATRVSLSLLSQAVITSVLAWLFLEEQITLQMVFGGIILLFGIRITFYDKAISLKGLFSKN